DNA from Clupea harengus chromosome 2, Ch_v2.0.2, whole genome shotgun sequence:
AGaggacagttttttttccctgctcGGGCAGAAACATGGGCGACTCAGCCAGGTGTTCCTGCAGCTTTGTGCTCCTCAAAAATTAGATGCTTGTGTTGAGAGCAAAATTAGAGCGGCCAGCTTTCTGCGGTGTTGACATTGGCTGGCCTAGTCCAGCTGTCCGTCCCCTCCACAGCCGGTAGCCAGCATGTTCTGCCCCACCTACATCACATGGGTGgcatctctcactccctctctctatctctctctctccctctatctctctccatctctctctcacacacttctggCTCTGAGCAGAAGCCTTGGGAAAGCAGTTGGAGGGATCACGTAGCAATAATATTTTGTTGTACTAAAATAAAGaacatgaaatgtaaaaaaacgataaaattaaaaaaattgaaaGAGGAGGTGAAGTTTACATATTTTCCAAAGATGTCAAAAACCACAGACGCTCAGGGTGTGCTTGTGCAGCTGCCAATACATATGTGAAGTGGgggcttgctgtgtgtgtgtgtgtgactgtgtgtgtgtgtgtgtgtttcaggggctGTATCAGCAATGTCTCTTAGCTCGCCCCTTCTGATACTTTTAGATCAAACAGCTAAGAAACTAAGAAACAGGATTAGGAGTGCTGACTAGGAAGACACCACAAAAACCAAAAGCTTTCATTCCCCCACCCTTCTCCTTCctcatctccttctccacccAAAAGAGACTCAGGCCCAGAAATCCTGTTGACACAACAGGTCTTTAAACATTACCAGAAATTATCTCAACTCCGCCGTGCTTTTACAAGGAGGCCTCTTTTCCGAGAATCTTGTGAGAATGTCCTCGTGGTATGGAGCGCTAGGCTAGCCCCCCTGCCCATGTAGTTTCCCCGTAGCGTAGTGTTCCTAGCACAGATCTGTTTAGTCAACTTCCTTCCACCATTCACAAACCTTCTTTTGTTCCCAAGGCTCGGCCACCGTGGATCGCGAGGGACTGTCTGCCTCGCTGGTGAAGGACATCCGCAACTACTTCCAGATCAGCCCGGAGTACTTCTCCATGCTCCTGGTGGGAAAGGACGGCAATGTCAAGTCCTGGTACCCCTCGCCCATGTGGTCCATGGCCATCATCTACGACCTGATCGACTCCATGCAGCTGCGCCGGCAGGAGATGGCCATCCAGCAATCGCTGGGCATGCGCTGCCCAGAGGACGAGTATGGCGGCTACGGTTACCATCACGGCTACCAGGATGGCTATCACCAAGGATATGGCTATTAAAAAGGGTGCGgtaaagagaggaaaggggggagtTCGGGTGCCTGTGAACGTTCTCCATGTTGTGTATGAAGCCTGTGAACAGGGCCGGGGTGCCACTTTGATGCTCACCACCATCACGTCATGTTACGTTACTTCCTATTTCTGCGGTTTAAATCCTGTCACGGCTGACTTCCGTTGGAACACTGCTTCATTCTCTCATAGggttgtgttctttttttctgtctccatcCTAAGAACCGTTTCTTCCATGATATCACAGGTATGGATGTCTCCGTTTTTGTAGataagaacaaaaataaatattaaaaagtaatgtgttgtaatgttttgttttttgtatttattgttggACATCAATGTGAGATGTTTCTGAGGGTCACAATCAGTTGTCTCATGAGGAGGGCTcataaatctttgttttgtCTATTTCTGAAGATCACATCTGTTCTTATTTATATGCAGTTGCGCTATAAGGACAATAAAGTCAATTTATTACCACCCCTATTGTGATTGTTTTTCTTGCATCAAGGATGTGTAAGAGTGACTGATTTACACATTTTACGTGTATGTACAGATTACGTATTCATATTCATGCTTGTTACAAATTATGCATGCACCTTACCAAACTTTACATGAGGAAAATTCTAATATGCCCAATAAGGATGaccatttaaaatgttaaagGACATTACTGCGCATGGGATCCAACATTCATTCGCTAATCTCTAGCGCCCTCTAGCGTCTGATATTGGCTGTCTTTGGCAATTGATTGTCGCACAGAATGTATCTGACATTCTGGCAAGATTATGAGCTTATGAGCGGTCTTTTAGACTCTCTTAGTAAATAATTCATACATATGTATCGATGTGAAATACACACGTCTTCAGACTACTCTTGTATAAACACATGAAATACAACGGAAATACAATTTTTTAAATACAACCAACAGTCCGTCAGTTGTATGTGTTAAACCTGAAGGAATCAGAATTGAAGGTTCAGAGTCTATAATGATataccatagtcaataattcaatacatCTTATATCTAGTTATaactgttgctgttatttggaCTTAGGCTAGAATGTCAGCAtttctgggtgaatatacttatGATGGTTTGAcctgagtgaggagtgaggtgtgataagtggtctcactcccttcctcttgGTCAAATCAAAGTGCCTTGATGGACCTGGGCCTCATGAATAGGGTGACACCCCTATACTCAAAGTACATATAACTGAAATGTTCCAATGGCATAGTGGCATAATGGCATAGTGGTTCCAATGGCATAGTTATGCAATGAGTTAGAAGATTCTTAGGTTGAGCTCTGCAGGAGTGAAacgtctgtgtctctcccttggtggccaccattgtacaagattaaacttGTTTCCTGAACTGATCATAACTCAGATTaagtctccaatatatggtataaaattaaTACTATCAAACACATGCAGAGGTTTGTAAACATACTGTAAACACATGcagaggtttttctttttttaatattccTTTATTGTGCCTTTCAGTCATTGAAACTGCACTATTGTTTCAATATGTCCAGACATATCACAGAATGCAATACCAGCAATACCAACAGTTAGCCTGTACATCAGTCTATTTTGTGCTGTTTGTATGGTACCAAAAATAAGAAACTGTGAAAACGAATACAGCGAGAGATACATGATGCTGTCGACCAAGTACATGTCTAGTTCCATTAAGATAAACAGAACCTTTGTCAGGCACTGAATTGGAGAGTCGCAAACATGAGGACTGGAAATGTAATAgctcttaaaaaaacacacacaaacccacatggcaaacacacactgcggAGCGCTAATATGCAATGGTGTGAAGGCAATTTGTTCCCAAACTGTTAAATCAACTGAAACCTTGTTCCTGTCACATcgtattacatttaaataattaaGCATAATCATAGCATGTTTCACACAACCATTGTGCAGTTTTAAAACATTAATGATTACTTCCCTTTGTACCATTTCATGGGGTCGTTAGGGGGTCAGTGGATTTCATTGTTACCTCGCCTCAATCACATCAAATTCAATTAAGTCTATTGTACTCGCACACCCACTCACCTGTTATCCACTGCCACATGAAAAAGCAGTGTTGCCCCCTAttatgcgcacgcacgcacacgcatgcacaaacacacacacacacactcacacacatacagacacacacacatacagacacacacacacacacacatacatacacaaataaacacacacacacacaccccatttcggacacacacatcataattaCTTTCTGTCCTTATAATTTTGTGCATTGAGCATTATGTACAGGCACATTTCTGAATAATTTACACAATAATTACAGAGTGAGACTCTCGAAGGCGGAGAGCTGCTGCTTCCCTTCTGTTAGAgagactcttcctcttcctctgtgtcacTGTCTGTGTTGGGCTTCGTCAGCCTCTCAAGCTCCTCGCCATcctggacaacaaacacaccacaagaTTTTAGGATCACGTAGCGGTTACTGATAGCACCAACAAGTTTAGAGTTATAGAgttagaggtcagaggtcatggatAGTTTGGGTGAAAGCACATTACAGACATTTGCATCCTTTGATGCAGCGGGCTCTTTATTTCCACCTCTGCATAATTTGAAACAGAAAACGTGAgatgtgggagagtgtgtgtgtgtgtgtgtgtgtgtgtgaaggcccacgggagtgtgtgtgagagcagcgtGCTGCTGAGCCGGGCTCATGGCTGTTAGTGCAGCAGTGTTGTCAGACCGGACAGCTGGCGGTGGGATGCCACTTATCTCTCCTCTCAAGCTCTGACAAGTTTCTACTGAGGAAGAGCGGCGCGTGCATAATCTCAAAGCCAGTCCAAATTTCCTGTCTGGAGCTAATATCACTCAGAGAGGATCGGGCCATCTGCTTCCATGGCCAACTTTCACAATAccaagaaagaggaggaggaggctgaggtcagGCCGAAAAGTGCTGAGTTGAGTGGGTGCCACTGGGGTCAGAGAGGGCCACATTAAATAGTGCTGCATATCCAGAGTGTGTGAGCCTCTCGAGACTCTTGTGTTTGTAGTTATGGTTGTGCAAAAAAACCCCATTAAAAGCTGACCTTTGTGAGACACCCACTCAATTCAGCACTTATGTGCAGGACCTTGGCTGCTCCCTTGCTGTTGACATGCATCTTGCCCAATCTTTATTTTTCACCCCTCCAGTCTCCCATACTTGACAATCGTGATATTAtaagcccccccctccccccccctggCCTGGCAATTAGCACAGGCtgataaacatacaaacatgccaCAAGGATAGAGAACAGGAAACCCACATATAAATCATAAGGGTAGGACTTTTACAGTTTGAGTTTCAGAGGCTTTCTATGAGGAAgggagttaacacacacacacacacacacacacacacacacacacacacacacacacacacacacacacacacacacacacacacacacacacacacacacacacacacacacacacacacacacacacacacacacacacacacacacacacacactataattaGCCTCATTCACTTGGAATACAAAGTAGACTCTTTTCCCCTCCGAACAGTGAATCGCCATTTCAACAAGTAGAGAAAGTAGCCCCCAAAAAACCCGGCTGGccttgaaaagaaaaagagtgttTGGCAGGTTTTCACACTTCTTACAAACGTCTCAAACTCTGGCCTTAAGGCCCTGGCATGTCCCATTCACCCATTcggaatcatttttttttttttacaaagttcCCCTGTAGCTCCCTCCAGTATGAGGACGTCATGaacatgtctctgtctctgtctctgtgactAAACAAGGGCCCTACAGACGAGCTCACCAAAGACTGCAGGAAGAGTTCAAACCACTCGGGCTGCTAGGCTGCGTCCATTCTATATGCATAATGAGATTACTCACGGTAACCTGGGGCTGGTGCtaaattgtgttttcattaaaGGACTCAGGTTTCTTTCCGGCCATTCCCCGAAATGAGATTACATTTAGTCAAGAGACCTGGCGACGCTTACAGAgagccacttgtgtttgtgtgtttgtgtgtgtgtgtgtgtgtgtgagtgtgtgtgtgtgtgcctgcagttCTTTTGCCACCTCATTCATATCCAGTGTAAGAGGCCATTTTTCTCCTCCCACCACTCTCTCTAGGTGATCTAGTCaagagtcatgtgtgtgtgtatgtgtgattttcCCTTCTCGACCCCTTCATCAATCCCCACTCATAACCGTCAGTGtatatattctgtgtgtgtgtgtgtgtgtgtgtgtgtgtgtgtgtgtgtgtgtgtgtgtgtgtgtgcgtgtgtgcgtgcgtgtgtgagtgtgtgtgggtgtgtgagagagcgagagagagaaagagagagaaagagagagaaagagagagacatctcgAAATGAATGTTCCCACTGTGTTTGCACAAGATAAATCCTAACCCTAAATGACCTGTCAAACACTTCCTCAGCCTCTTATTAAAAACCAACACATCATTCCTCACCCCTCGCGACCTCTCCAGCACTTCCCCGTTGAGCACGCGGAGCCTCTCCAGCTGCAGCGCGTACTCCGGGTCGGCCTTGCGGCTGCCGTGGTAGATGAATATGGCCAACAGCACCACGGGCGCCTGCAGGAAGAAGTCGGCTGTCGGCCGGAAGTCAAAGAGGAACAGCGAGAGCGCGGTGACCAGCACCGTGGTGATCTGACCCGTCAGCACGTGGAACATGTTGTCGCGGAACTTGAGGATGAACGCCACGGACAGGCCCAGTGCCGCCGTGACAACCACCAGCGCCGCCGAGAAGGCGTTGTGTCCGTAGAGGAGGCCGCAGTGCAGGATGAGGGCGCGGTCCGCGGGCCGCAGGCCGAGCGCCAGCGCGTTGAACAGCAGGCCGAACACGTACAGCTTGCTGTTCTGGATGAAGATGCTCTCGGTGAGCTGCTCGCCTTCTTTCAGGATTTTCTCGTTGTAGATGTTGGCCATGGACGACACGAAGCACTGCACCAGCAGGAACACGTAGCCCAAGCCGAAGTGCCGCAACTTACTGACGATGGGCTCGCTCCAGGCTGGTTCCGGCACCCCGCCGGCCCAGTCGGCGGCGGCCCCAAGGGTGTGGTTGCGCTGCTCCAGTCGTAGCTGGGTGAAAACCAGGCAGCTGTTAGAGGGGGTGGAGATGGGAGACACGTGCAGGCCGGGCACGGCAATCACACGCTGGCTGTCCCCCGTGCTCATGGTCAGGGACACGATGGACAGGAAGAGGATGACCAGGGCGGCCCACTGCACCCAGGATAAGCGCCTCCTGCAGGCAGAGAAGTGCAATAACAACATAATATTGCAGTGTACATGCAAcattaaaaattaaaacattttcaggTAAATTGAAGCTCATGTCTATTTTAAGTCTCGGTTAGGTGCACCTTTAACTCTTGACTTTCAGAGGTACATTCAACTTACCAGGCTCTAAATTCCAGTTCAAAGCCAACCTCACATACATTTACTGTCGTACAATCTCCAACTGATATAATTTTACAGCATCCCAGACTCTTCTCTACATGAACCATCATGACAAAAGCACTTACTTCAGCACAACTCTAAACAGTACAGCTGTAGTCAGGATGACAACATTGGAAAACAACACTGCCATGGCCTACGGAAGCAAACATACAGATAAACAATcaattaataaattaataaattaattaattaacaatCAATAATCAGCGCTggtctcactctcattcttgACATGGCTCAGCAAATTTAAAATTTTCACATTCCTCTATGGACATAAAACAACACTCATGTCTTCAGCCAGTTACAAGTCTGCTGGCTTTATGAGAACACTATCAGTGTTTACGGAACCGTACCGGCTGGAGGTAGGTCATCACGTAGAAGATGATAAGGTTGTCAAGGAAATAGAGGAAGGCTGGAACAGACCACTTCATGTAGCTGAGGAAAGAGGAGCCCGAGGAGCAGCACAGATCTTTGTACGATCTGCCCTCTACGGGAAGGCaacagggacaaacacacagagtttgAGAGTGAGCCCACGCCACAACCAACAGGAAGGAAAGTGGGTGTTAAATAACAAACAATACAGACTTT
Protein-coding regions in this window:
- the slc35a5 gene encoding probable UDP-sugar transporter protein SLC35A5 yields the protein MAPYSSSRARCSCCPRSLRCSRSSVCTLGLGLGFVALGTSRIMLLKFSANAENNYDFLPASVNLLAEAIKLLFCLVMSIRVLIREGRSYKDLCCSSGSSFLSYMKWSVPAFLYFLDNLIIFYVMTYLQPAMAVLFSNVVILTTAVLFRVVLKRRLSWVQWAALVILFLSIVSLTMSTGDSQRVIAVPGLHVSPISTPSNSCLVFTQLRLEQRNHTLGAAADWAGGVPEPAWSEPIVSKLRHFGLGYVFLLVQCFVSSMANIYNEKILKEGEQLTESIFIQNSKLYVFGLLFNALALGLRPADRALILHCGLLYGHNAFSAALVVVTAALGLSVAFILKFRDNMFHVLTGQITTVLVTALSLFLFDFRPTADFFLQAPVVLLAIFIYHGSRKADPEYALQLERLRVLNGEVLERSRGDGEELERLTKPNTDSDTEEEEESL